The Scyliorhinus canicula chromosome 13, sScyCan1.1, whole genome shotgun sequence genome contains a region encoding:
- the LOC119975571 gene encoding uncharacterized protein LOC119975571 → MTVFPCSLCGSTFCSPVSILDGCIVVSSTDPCRVTLWDLEKLQPHGRSQRNTEFCIISTDSIENKTSALNVNGSLKASLLSGFVEVKGSAKYLNDTKKSKHQARVTFQYRTTTRFEQLTMSHLGQKNITYAYVFDQGIATHVVTAVLYGAQAFFVFDQEVSSSENLKDIQGNLEVMIKNIPRISLEGQASLKMTDEENSNAQKFSCTFYGDFSLENNPTTFQDAINTYRTLPKLLGRDGEHTVPLEVQLYPLNKLDSKAAQLVRDISVGLVNRCQSVLEQLNEAVMRCNDMMRDSVTVQFPEIGNRIIKFREMCLEHKLVFQKTLSRVLPSIRGGGEEEGLLVDILKNKEQSPFKHQSLIKWLDDQEREMNVVKSYLSILKDIHVVKSRSELDREVLDSQTEYVVCFTFTSLHKEDFYLSEADSYLQSHTAEKMQIPNPADRISAEHHTLQWFNSVSVSQKMRERSRIFLDFSTANRAREKTKFIVASVQDDSNVGASISLYERGFVVSHCFEPPSQPERPVVSGTTHDSVTLQFQPPRYGAGEIVGYRVEYRATQQEEWTTADTSDTSKSFTISGLQPHQEYQFQYRAVTKAGVSMVSESYSVTTLPTSPPGKPLTLQVYWDAAILTWNRPTEIGAGVEIVQYRVEYREENTVTSSTENGLWEEITTTDSKCRYTLEGLKPKTSYRVRVSAVCGEGGSSESSDEVLIETESKPKRLAEKLRRKSTLTANGSPSIYTLPLKKKKLDKDGHRVKCSFGKPTTTHSVRTIMVLGATGAGKTTLINGMINYILGVEWEDNFRYKLIDEGTGRSQAESQTSSITAYELHHREGFQIDYSLTIIDTPGFGDTRGITRDKLITDQIREFFTSPDGVDHINAVCFVAQASLARLTDTQKYIFDSILSIFGKDIAENIQILVTFADGHVPPVLEAINVAEVPCPKDKKGFPVHFKFNNSAVFAQRSTSVNSANKRSPDDSDEEEEEEDGENIDASVWKLESNSLKEFFSALSQMERKSLPLTKEVVQEDRKALSTGGEWESNKTSW, encoded by the exons atgactgtttttccctgcagtctttgcgGTTCtacattttgtagcccagtgtccatcttagatggctgcaTCGTAGtctcaagtaccgatccatgcc GTGTCACATTGTGGGATTTAGAGAAACTGCAGCCCCACGGACGGTCACAGCGTAATACTGAGTTTTGCATCATATCCACCGACTCGATTGAGAATAAAACCTCTGCTCTGAATGTGAACGGATCACTGAAAGCAAGTTTATTGTCTGGATTTGTCGAGGTGAAAGGATCAGCGAAATATCTCAATGACACAAAGAAATCGAAGCATCAGGCCCGAGTGACCTTTCAGTACCGAACAACAACCAGGTTTGAGCAGCTGACAATGAGCCACTTGGGGCAGAAGAACATAACCTACGCATATGTTTTTGATCAGGGAATAGCAACTCACGTGGTTACAGCAGTGCTGTATGGAGCTCAGGCTTTCTTTGTGTTTGATCAAGAGGTTTCTTCATCAGAGAACCTAAAGGATATTCAGGGCAACCTGGAGGTGATGATTAAAAATATTCCGAGGATTTCACTTGAGGGTCAGGCCTCCCTAAAAATGACAGATGAAGAAAACTCAAATGCCCAGAAATTCAGCTGCACCTTTTATGGGGATTTCTCCCTGGAAAACAATCCCACCACATTCCAAGATGCCATTAACACCTACAGAACCCTCCCAAAGTTACTGGGACGGGATGGAGAGCACACAGTGCCCCTAGAAGTCCAGCTTTACCCACTCAACAAACTGGACTCCAAAGCTGCTCAGCTGGTACGAGACATCAGTGTCGGACTGGTCAATCGCTGCCAGTCTGTGCTGGAGCAGCTCAATGAGGCAGTGATGAGATGCAATGATATGATGAGAGACAGTGTCACTGTTCAATTTCCAGAGATTGGGAACCGGATAATTAAATTCCGTGAGATGTGTCTGGAGCACAAACTGGTTTTCCAGAAGACTTTATCCAGAGTTTTACCATCTATCcgtggaggtggggaggaggaagggttactggtggatATTCTGAAGAACAAGGAACAATCACCATTCAAACACCAGTCACTGATCAAATGGCTGGATGACCAGGAGAGGGAAATGAATGTGGTGAAATCTTATCTCTCAATATTGAAAGATATACACGTTGTGAAATCAAGGAGTGAGTTAGATAGAGAAGTGTTGGATTCACAGACAGAGTATGTGGTCTGCTTCACATTCACATCACTGCATAAAGAGGATTTCTATCTGTCAGAAGCGGACAGTTACCTACAATCTCACACAGCTGAGAAAATGCAGATACCAAATCCTGCTGACCGGATTAGTGCAGAACATCACACCCTGCAGTGGTTTAACTCAGTGTCTGTATCCCAGAAGATGAGGGAGCGCTCCCGCATATTCCTGGATTTTTCCACAGCCAACAGAGCACGAGAGAAAACAAAGTTCATTGTTGCTTCTGTGCAGGATGACAGTAATGTGggagcatcgatttccctgtatGAGAGAGGTTTTGTGGTCAGTCACTGCTTCGAACCCCCATCACAGCCGGAGAGACCTGTGGTTAGTGGAACAACACATGACAGTGTGACCCTCCAATTCCAGCCACCGAGATACGGAGCTGGTGAGATtgttgggtacagggtggagtACCGGGCTACCCAACAGGAGGAATGGACAACTGCGGATACATCCGATACATCCAAATCCTTCACAATATCTGGGTTACAGCCACACCAGGAATATCAATTCCAATACAGAGCAGTGACCAAGGCAGGAGTCAGCATggtcagtgagagttacagtgtcACCACACTTCCTACAAGTCCACCTGGTAAACCTTTAACACTCCAGGTTTACTGGGATGCTGCAATACTCACCTGGAACAGGCCGACTGAGATTGGAGCTGGTGTTGAGATAGTTCAGTACAGGGTAGAATATAGAGAAGAAAATACAGTTACTTCCAGCACAGAGaatggattatgggaggaaataaCGACAACAGATAGTAAATGTCGTTATACTTTAGAGGGATTGAAACCCAAGACATCCTACAGAGTGCGAGTGTCGGCTGTCTGTGGAGAAGGGGGTTCTAGTGAATCAAGCGATGAGGTTTTAATAGAAACAGAAAGTAAACCAAAGAGACTGGCTGAGAAACTTCGCAGAAAAAGTACATTAACAGCCAATGGGAGCCCTTCCATTTACACCCTCCCCTTAAAGAAGAAGAAACTTGACAAGGATGGACACCGTGTAAAATGCTCCTTCGGAAAACCAACCACAACACACAGTGTCAGGACAATAATGGTTCTTGGAGCAACAGGAGCAGGAAAAACAACCCTCATCAATGGAATGATCAACTACATCCTGGGTGTGGAATGGGAGGACAATTTCAGATATAAATTAATAGATGAAGGAACAGGAAGATCCCAGGCTGAAAGTCAGACATCCTCAATCACTGCCTATGAACTCCAccatcgagaaggattccagatTGATTACTCTCTCACTATCATTGACACACCGGGATTCGGAGATACCAGGGGGATAACCCGAGATAAACTGATCACTGATCAGATCCGAGAGTTCTTTACTTCCCCAGATGGTGTTGATCACATCAATGCCGTGTGTTTTGTTGCTCAAGCCTCATTGGCTCGTCTGACTGATACACAGAAATATATCTTTGATTCAATACTTTCCATTTTTGGTAAAGATATTGCTGAGAATATCCAAATCCTGGTGACATTTGCAGATGGGCACGTTCCTCCCGTTCTGGAGGCCATCAATGTTGCTGAGGTACCGTGTCCCAAAGATAAAAAAGGTTTTCCAGTTCACTTCAAATTCAATAATTCAGCCGTATTTGCTCAAAGGTCAACTTCTGTAAACTCTGCCAACAAGAGGAGTCCTGATGATAGcgatgaggaggaagaggaggaggacggTGAAAACATTGATGCAAGTGTTTGGAAGCTGGAATCAAACAGTTTAAAGGAATTCTTTTCTGCTCTCAGCCAAATGGAAAGGAAGAGTTTACCCTTGACAAAGGAGGTTGTACAGGAGGATCGGAAGGCACTGAGTACAGGCGGTGAGTGGGAAAGCAACAAAACGTCATGGTGA